The following DNA comes from Nitrogeniibacter aestuarii.
GTGAGGTAGCCATGGTGACGTCTCAGTTCGCCGGCTAGAGCTTCACCATCAAGAGGCGCAACGTGCTTCGCGGTCGTGAAGCGGAAGCCAGAGGGTAAATTACCGACGTAGGTAAATTCGATTCGATCTCTCCACTCCGGCTGGTCGAGCATTCTGTCAACGCGGGAATAAATGTCGAATCCCTTCATCCAGTTTCCGCCCCAATGATGGGTCACCAGCCGGAGCGGCCCGCGCCTCGCCCACCGAGACCACCCGAGAGGATTGAATGTCGCCGTATCGGCACCGTTGGTGATGACGCTTGACTGCGATGAGCACTGCCATAGATCCAGATCCTGCAGCCAGCGACCGACGAAGACGGTATGGTCTGCACAGTAATTGACCGTCTTCAGTTTGCCATTGATGCTCCGCGTGTTTTTTCGCTCATCACATTCATTAATGCGATGCACGACCAACGCGCGCGGATTCCTGAACAGAAGGTATCTCAACACCGCGCCTGACGAGAACGTCAGGTTTGGATGGCGCCATCTGGGATCGACCATCAGTATGATGTCGATATCAGCGTCGACTAGAGTGGTCACGGCGTGATGCCCACGGGCAAGCAATGCCTCGCTCAGTGACTTGACGAAGCGATTCCCGCCGCCCCATGGCCCATCCTGAATCTGAAATCCGATCGCAACCTTCATCTGAGTGCAGAGTCTGGCGTCAGACCGCCCGAGCAATCATGACTTGATTGCATCGCGCAGCGCGCGTATGGGCTGTTTGGCCAAATTGACGAGGTCCTGCCCTTTCGCTCGCAGCCTGTCTGCGGCGCCCGGATGCACCGCCCAGGACGGCTGTCCGAGATACGCATCGCAGGCGTTGTAAAAATCGACAGACAGCGGATCAATCCTGAAGCGATGCTTCATCGAGCCGCGCTGGTGGGCAAGAAACGGCTGACCGTTGAGCTGAAATTCGTCGTGGTACGGATTGCACCCTTTCAGCGCTTTGGCGTCTGCACTGGTGGGTTTGACAATATCAAGCGCGAGGTAGGGAATCTGGTGATTGTGCAGATAAGAGGGTACCTGCCACCCCGTGTCCTTGACGACGAAGAAACCGATGGGCAACTGGTAGAGGTCGGACAACTCCTGAGTAGTCACTTCGATGAAATTGTCTTTATCCGGCATGACAGTCAGACCGGAAAAATCGTAATCCGGCGACATGGCCATCCAGGTCGTAGACGGCTTGTTCTTGTACTGTTGATACTTGGTGTCGCCGGTACTGAATCCACCAATTCCCTCCAGCCGCGTCGCCACCACGCCAACTGCATTTTCGCCCGTGAGCAGGTCCACGATCACCCGATCCCAGTCCTGCATCAGAATCGTAATATCGGTGTCGGAAATAACGTTGATATCGCCCGGCACGAAACGCGAAATTGCTGTGTCGATAGACATCGCATGCCCCTTCGACCCACGACCGAATTTGAGCGCAATCGCTTCGTCGACGATACCGCTACCGTCCAGAGCCTTATGAGACGCACTGTCAAGGCAGTAAGCATAGTAGTGAACCGGGATCGACCCAGTGCTCAGCCCTTCGTAATTCGCTCGGACGTACTCGAAGTAGCGGACAGAGTTACTCGACACCGTGGCATGCACATGAATTTTCACTGACTCACGCCTCCTGCCACGACAATTGAGTGGTTCGACGACGACAGATCGTCAGACCCGGGTGCACCGGGATCGTCATCATTTCGAACGCGTCCGTCTGCCTTGACAACCGATCAATCGCAAGATACCCGTCGCCGCACCGCTCTTGAGAGGTCGCTGCCGTATCGATCGGGTGCGTGTCATGAAGCATCATGATTCCGTGCGGCGTCAGCAGTTCGAAATAGTGAGAGAAATCGGCATCGACTGCCTGTTCGGAATGGTCGGCATCAATGAAGATCATATCGAAGGTTTCGCCCTTCGCTTTGAGTTCAAGTGCGCAATCGACCGACTTCGAGCATATGAATCGCGTTTTGCTGGTGCGATTCATTGAAGCGCCTGCCTCTTCGGCAATGTCGACGCCCGTCAATTTACCGGCAAACGGAATCATCTGGTTGAAAAGCCCGCACCGAAAAATGCCGACTTCAAGGTAACGCTCGGGACGCACCACACTTGCCATGTGTAGGATGAAATCCTGATGCCACTTGTGATCCACACGCCCGTCATGTCGCAAGGGTACGGATCGCAAGCCGACGACTTTTTCGAACGCTTCGACAAGTTTACGCTTAATCCGGTAAGCGTGATCACCATCGTTATGCATATTCTGACAACTCCAAAACCATTTGCTCAATCGTGGGAGCGAGCTCGAAACCAGCTGCGCGCCAGAGGGAATCATTCACACTGGGGCGATTCGTAGCGAGGCGCCGGTCTACGGCGCAGTCAGCTTCCATGGGGATAATCGTGATGTCTTCGCGGTCGAAAGCGCGCGCGAAAGCGCACAGTAAATCGTGCTTGGTGACTGAATCGGCTGGCACAACGTGAGTATCGAATCCGGCACAAGCAGGGCTGCGCATCACTCCTTCACACAGGCGCGCGAAATGCATCGCGGTGACGCCGTTCCACCAGTGATTGGTGAATCCGCGAATCGTGGCGCCACGCTCTTGGTGAAGAAACCAATTGAGCAGCGAGAACGAACTTGCCAGTTCGAACCCGACGATGGAGCACCGCAGATTGATGGTGTGCGGACTGGTGACCTCACCCAGGCTCTTGCTCAAACCGTACAAATCAGTCGCATCGTGCCTGTCCGTCTCGACGTAAGCACCTTTTTCACCCGAATAGACGCAATCGGTTGCAATCTGAACGACGCGTGTTCCGCTTCGTTCGGCTGCCTGAGCCAAGGTGAGCGGGAACAAGGAATTTGCCCGGAGTGTATCTTCCTTGTCTGAAAGAGATCCTTCGCGAATACGTTGCTTGATTCGCCCGACCGCGTTGATGACGAGATCATAGCCTTCGATCAGCCGGGCAACCGAATCGATCGATGCCGAGTCTGCGTCGAGAACGCTCCACACCACATCGCGACTGAAACGCTCAAGGCCCTCGGGAATTGCGCCGGTGCGCGTCGTGACTGTTGTGTCAACATCTTCGACCCTGGCAAACCATTTCGTGAGGGAGGCACCCAGCATTCCACTGCCTCCCAACACCATAATTTTCTTATTCATGCCACTCCTTGACCGGCTCACCCCGCTCCACCAATGCCTCACCTGCAACCTGTGTCACTCGACCTTCGCTGTCAAACTGAACTATTGAATCTGCAATCGCTTGAACCGCATCCCGGTGGGTTACCGCGATGATCGTGACCTCGCCCTTCAATTGGCGCACTGTATCGATGATGGCCAGTTCCGAGTCAGCGTCCAGATTCGAGGTCGCTTCATCCAGAATCAGCAGGTGCGGCGAGCGCAGAAGTGCACGCGCAATCGAGAGCCGCTGTTTTTGACCCGCTGAAAGGCCACCTCCCTGCTCGGACAAACGGTGCTCTAGGCCCGCACCGGATTGAGAGATGA
Coding sequences within:
- a CDS encoding glycosyltransferase family protein, which encodes MKVAIGFQIQDGPWGGGNRFVKSLSEALLARGHHAVTTLVDADIDIILMVDPRWRHPNLTFSSGAVLRYLLFRNPRALVVHRINECDERKNTRSINGKLKTVNYCADHTVFVGRWLQDLDLWQCSSQSSVITNGADTATFNPLGWSRWARRGPLRLVTHHWGGNWMKGFDIYSRVDRMLDQPEWRDRIEFTYVGNLPSGFRFTTAKHVAPLDGEALAGELRRHHGYLTASINEPGGNHQNEGALCGLPLLYRDSGCMPEYCDGFGVCFTPDNFENSLTRYIDEYDYWADQMPSYPHTSARTTQNYVALFERMLDDREGLLKKRQLWRKPGAVLRNQLPL
- a CDS encoding class I SAM-dependent methyltransferase codes for the protein MHNDGDHAYRIKRKLVEAFEKVVGLRSVPLRHDGRVDHKWHQDFILHMASVVRPERYLEVGIFRCGLFNQMIPFAGKLTGVDIAEEAGASMNRTSKTRFICSKSVDCALELKAKGETFDMIFIDADHSEQAVDADFSHYFELLTPHGIMMLHDTHPIDTAATSQERCGDGYLAIDRLSRQTDAFEMMTIPVHPGLTICRRRTTQLSWQEA
- a CDS encoding sugar nucleotide-binding protein codes for the protein MNKKIMVLGGSGMLGASLTKWFARVEDVDTTVTTRTGAIPEGLERFSRDVVWSVLDADSASIDSVARLIEGYDLVINAVGRIKQRIREGSLSDKEDTLRANSLFPLTLAQAAERSGTRVVQIATDCVYSGEKGAYVETDRHDATDLYGLSKSLGEVTSPHTINLRCSIVGFELASSFSLLNWFLHQERGATIRGFTNHWWNGVTAMHFARLCEGVMRSPACAGFDTHVVPADSVTKHDLLCAFARAFDREDITIIPMEADCAVDRRLATNRPSVNDSLWRAAGFELAPTIEQMVLELSEYA